Genomic DNA from Streptomyces venezuelae:
GTACTCCTTCGGGCAGGGCGGCTTCGAAGGCGCGGAGCCGCTCCGGCGTTGCGTAGGGCCGCACCTTGAGGATGCTTGTCCCGACCCGATCCCGTGAGTCCATGGCCGCCTGCCCTGCCTCTGTCATCGCACCTGCCCACACCTGGGCCTGGACCGCGACGGCGATGGCGATGACCAACGAGGCGACGAGCCGGGTGGCCGCCCGTGGGGAGGCACTCATCCGACGCCCGGACACGAGCAGGGAAGGGCTGCCCAGACGCTCCCCGAGCCGGGCGAGCAGGGGGCTGAGCCGGCCCATTGCCATGCCGACGATCGGGGGCAGGGCGGCGAGCGTGACGAGGCAGCCGACGGCGTACAGGGGGACGGTCATGCCGGTGGGGGCGAAGTCGACGATGCGTGCCGTGAACAGAAGGGCCGGTGGGAAGACCCACAGAGGCCACGTGCGGTGTCGCGCCGAGACACTCGTCGGTCGTGTCGACCGCGTACGGCGTGCGGCCGGTTGCAGGAGGACGACGCACGTCAGTACACCGAGCAGCACGGCGAACTGAGAGGCGCACACGGAAAGCAGCGCGCTTCGTGCGTCGTCGGCGGCAAGAGTGAAATCCACGACGGGAAAGGACGTGTTGCGCAGAAACAGGGGCAGAAGCGCGAGCGAGCCGACGACAGTGCCGAGCCCCACAGGGGCGATCGCTTCCCCGAGAGTGAAACAGGTGCGCGCCGCTTTGCCCGCCCCTAGGGCCGTGAGCAGAGCGGTCCTTCTGTCTCGGGAAGCGGCACCGGCTCTGGCGGCAATGATCAGGAAGACGGTGGCAGGCAGAACGAATAAACCGGAGTAGGCGGAGTACAACTCGGACGCCCCGAAGAAATGGGCGTGCTCCCCGGTGAGTCCAGGAATATCCGGATCTCCGAAACCGGATATCTTCATCATTTCCGAGCGGTCAAGCATACGGCTGTCGGGGCGCGCGTAGACGAAGAATTCGGAAGGTGACTCCAGCCCTTCTTCGCCGATCATGCCGCCGAAACGGCCGTACTCGCGTCCTACGCCCGCCTCGCCACCGGCAGCCTTCAGCAGTGCGGGCGACACAAAGGCTTCACCCGGGTCGGGCCAGCGTGGCAACCCCGGAGGCGGTGCCGCACCGTCGGAGACCGGCTCCACGTAGGTGATGTCATACGGGTGGCCGTCGTGGGAGGAGATCGACCATTTCAGCAGGGCACGTGCGGGTTCACCCGGGTGAACGGTCAGGAGCCGAGGTGACCTGTCGGCACTTCGGTCCGCGCGTCCGTCGAACGACGACTGGGCGAGGACCAGTCCGCCGATCGCCAGGCCCAGCAGGGCCGTGGCAAGGGTCAGTGACCAGAGCCTGATCCGCCCGGCTTCCGCGCGCCGGGCAGCGGAGACACCGATCCGGAGCAGCCGACGGAGGAGCCCACCGCCGTCCGTAGTGCCCCTCTCGGCTGCGGCAGCCTTCCCGGATGCGGCCTCCGCGCTCGGTCTGCCCGCGGCGCTCACGCCGCTTCCTCGCTGGTCCCTGCCGGGTGCAGTGTCTCCTCGGCGAGAGTCACCTGCCGGTCGGCACGACCGGCCATGTCGGGGTCGTGCGTGACAAGGAGCAAGGCGCAGTCCCGGCTGCGGGGCAGTTCGAACAGCAGGTCTGCCACCGCGTCACGGTGAGCCCGGTCGAGGGAGCCGGTGGGTTCGTCGGCGAGGAGGAGAGGGGGGTCGTTGATGAGCGCGCGGGCCACCGCAGCCCGCTGCCGCTCACCTCCCGACAGGGTCTCCGTTCCGCTTGAACTCGTCGGCACCCCGAGGTCGTCCAGCAATTCAGCTGCTCGTTCATAAGCCTCCGTGCGCCGCATTCCGCTGAGGAGACCGGCCAGGGCGACGTTCTCGAGCGGCGACAGCTCCGGCAGCAGCTCACCGAACTGAAACACCATGCCGACGTTGTCCCGCCGGTGCCGGGCGAGTGCGCGAGCGGACATCCGCCCCACGTCGGCCCCGACGACGCGGACGCTTCCGGCATCGGGCTTCACCAGGCCGAGAACGCACATCAGCAGCGTGCTCTTGCCGCTGCCGCTGGCCCCGGTCACCGACATCGACTCGCCGGTCCGTAACCGGAGATCCACCTGAGCGAAAAGAAGCCGATCCGGAACACGGCACGCGAGGCCGCTCAGTTCGAGAGCCTCACGGCCCGTCATCTCTTCCATGGTGTGTGTCCTGCGTCCTTCCCGTCGTGCCGTCGGCCATTGCTCCTCTGGGAAC
This window encodes:
- a CDS encoding ABC transporter ATP-binding protein — protein: MEEMTGREALELSGLACRVPDRLLFAQVDLRLRTGESMSVTGASGSGKSTLLMCVLGLVKPDAGSVRVVGADVGRMSARALARHRRDNVGMVFQFGELLPELSPLENVALAGLLSGMRRTEAYERAAELLDDLGVPTSSSGTETLSGGERQRAAVARALINDPPLLLADEPTGSLDRAHRDAVADLLFELPRSRDCALLLVTHDPDMAGRADRQVTLAEETLHPAGTSEEAA